A stretch of the Flavobacterium sp. 5 genome encodes the following:
- the aroC gene encoding chorismate synthase produces MAGNSYGTLYRVTTFGESHGEALGGIIDGCPSGIQLDLDAIQFEMSRRKPGQSAIVTQRKEPDDVQFLSGIFEGKTTGTPIGFIIPNTNQKSDDYSHIKDNYRPSHADYVYDKKYGFRDYRGGGRSSARETASRVVAGAIAKQMLPEIKFNAYVSSVGPIFLEKPYQELDFSKIESNPVRCPDEESAIIMEEYIRQIRKEGDTVGGTVTCVIQNVPIGLGEPVFDKLHAELGKAMLSINAVKGFEFGSGFEGVKMKGSEHNDLYNSDGTTQTNLSGGIQGGISNGMDIYFRVAFKPVATIMQKQESLDNKGNITEMVGKGRHDPCVVPRAVPIVEAMAAIVLADFFLLNKTYL; encoded by the coding sequence ATGGCAGGAAATAGCTACGGAACACTATATAGAGTAACCACTTTTGGAGAATCGCATGGAGAAGCATTGGGTGGAATTATTGATGGTTGTCCATCAGGAATTCAACTAGATTTGGATGCAATTCAATTTGAAATGTCGCGAAGAAAACCAGGTCAATCTGCAATAGTTACCCAACGTAAAGAACCAGATGATGTACAGTTTTTATCTGGAATTTTTGAAGGTAAAACTACAGGTACGCCAATTGGTTTTATTATTCCAAATACCAATCAAAAATCAGATGATTATTCACATATTAAAGATAATTACAGACCAAGTCATGCCGATTATGTGTATGACAAAAAATATGGTTTTCGTGATTATAGAGGTGGTGGACGAAGTTCAGCACGTGAAACAGCAAGTAGAGTAGTAGCTGGTGCTATTGCAAAACAAATGCTTCCTGAAATAAAGTTCAATGCATATGTTTCTTCAGTTGGACCTATTTTTCTTGAAAAGCCTTATCAGGAATTAGACTTTTCTAAAATAGAAAGTAATCCAGTACGTTGCCCAGATGAAGAATCTGCCATAATCATGGAAGAATATATTCGTCAAATTCGTAAAGAAGGTGATACTGTTGGAGGGACAGTTACTTGTGTAATCCAAAATGTGCCAATCGGATTAGGTGAACCTGTATTCGATAAATTACATGCTGAATTAGGAAAAGCAATGTTGTCTATTAATGCTGTAAAAGGTTTTGAATTTGGAAGCGGATTTGAAGGTGTAAAAATGAAAGGTAGTGAACACAATGATTTATATAATTCTGATGGAACTACTCAAACCAATCTTTCTGGAGGAATTCAAGGAGGTATAAGTAATGGAATGGATATTTATTTTAGAGTAGCTTTCAAACCAGTAGCTACTATAATGCAAAAACAAGAGTCTTTAGATAATAAAGGAAATATCACCGAAATGGTTGGAAAAGGACGTCACGATCCATGTGTTGTTCCTCGTGCAGTTCCTATTGTAGAAGCTATGGCAGCTATTGTTTTGGCCGATTTCTTTCTTTTAAATAAAACATATTTGTAA
- the bshA gene encoding N-acetyl-alpha-D-glucosaminyl L-malate synthase BshA: MKIAIVCYPTFGGSGVVATELGLELARRGHEIHFITYSQPVRLALLNPNVHYHEVIVPEYPLFHFQPYELALSSKLVDMVKLYKIEVLHVHYAIPHAYAGYMAKQMLKDEGIDIPMVTTLHGTDITLVGNHPFYKPAVTFSINKSDYVTSVSQSLKDDTLKLFNIKNQIQVIPNFIELNKNDYDPTVPCRRSVMANDNERIITHISNFRKVKRIPDIIKIFYKIQKEIPAKLMMVGDGPEKEKAEKLCRKYGIQDKVIFFGNSNEIDRILCLTDLFLLPSETESFGLAALEAMACGVPVISSNSGGLPEVNSDGVSGYLSDVGNVNEMAENALKILKEDSVLNEFKKNALHVAEQFDIKNILPIYEDLYHKAINKYK; this comes from the coding sequence ATGAAAATAGCAATTGTTTGTTATCCTACTTTTGGCGGAAGTGGAGTAGTTGCAACAGAATTAGGTTTGGAGTTAGCTAGAAGAGGCCATGAAATTCATTTTATTACCTATAGTCAACCAGTACGTTTGGCATTACTTAATCCAAATGTTCATTATCACGAAGTAATAGTTCCTGAATACCCTCTTTTTCATTTTCAGCCTTACGAATTGGCTTTGTCCAGTAAATTGGTGGATATGGTTAAATTGTACAAAATTGAAGTTTTGCACGTACATTATGCTATCCCACACGCATATGCAGGTTATATGGCGAAACAAATGCTAAAAGATGAAGGAATTGATATTCCAATGGTGACAACTCTGCATGGGACAGATATTACTTTGGTAGGGAATCATCCTTTTTATAAACCAGCGGTGACATTTAGTATAAACAAATCAGATTATGTGACTTCAGTTTCTCAAAGTCTAAAAGATGATACGTTGAAATTATTCAATATAAAAAATCAAATTCAGGTTATTCCTAATTTTATTGAATTAAATAAAAATGATTATGATCCGACTGTTCCTTGTAGACGTTCAGTAATGGCCAACGATAATGAAAGAATAATTACGCATATTAGTAATTTTCGAAAAGTAAAGCGAATTCCAGATATTATTAAGATTTTTTATAAGATTCAAAAAGAAATTCCAGCCAAATTAATGATGGTAGGAGATGGACCTGAAAAAGAGAAAGCAGAGAAGTTGTGCAGAAAATATGGTATTCAGGACAAGGTAATATTCTTTGGTAATAGCAATGAAATTGACCGAATTTTGTGTCTTACCGATTTGTTTCTTTTGCCTTCAGAAACCGAAAGTTTTGGTTTGGCAGCACTCGAAGCTATGGCATGTGGAGTTCCCGTAATATCAAGTAATTCGGGAGGTTTACCTGAAGTAAATAGTGATGGCGTTTCAGGTTATTTGAGTGATGTTGGTAACGTAAATGAAATGGCTGAAAATGCATTGAAAATTTTAAAAGAAGACAGCGTTCTTAATGAGTTTAAAAAGAATGCGTTGCATGTTGCTGAACAATTTGATATAAAAAATATTTTACCAATCTATGAGGATTTATATCATAAAGCGATTAATAAATACAAATAA
- a CDS encoding phosphatase PAP2 family protein, whose product MSKIICLFLFLFCFSISNAQNSDIDLLEKINLNRNTNIEPLMKGVTNSTFAISIGTPVIIYAVGLIEKDSTTKKKAVFVGETLAASAFITLVLKNSIKRDRPYVTYPEIDNVTNESSYSFPSGHTSAAFATATSLSMAYPKWYVIAPSFLWAGAVGYSRMYLGVHYPTDVLAGAIVGSGSAFLCYKLNKWINKKRAPHQKKLWE is encoded by the coding sequence ATGTCTAAAATTATTTGTCTTTTTTTATTCCTGTTTTGTTTTTCAATTTCAAATGCTCAAAATTCAGATATTGATCTTTTAGAAAAAATCAATCTCAATAGAAATACAAACATAGAACCTCTTATGAAAGGGGTGACCAATAGTACTTTTGCTATTAGTATCGGAACTCCAGTTATTATATATGCTGTCGGATTGATAGAAAAAGACAGTACTACCAAAAAAAAAGCAGTCTTTGTTGGAGAAACATTGGCTGCTTCTGCATTTATTACTCTTGTATTAAAAAACAGTATTAAGCGAGATAGACCCTATGTAACCTATCCAGAAATTGATAATGTTACTAATGAGTCGAGTTATTCCTTTCCTTCCGGACATACTTCTGCAGCTTTTGCAACGGCTACATCATTAAGCATGGCATATCCTAAATGGTATGTTATTGCACCTTCTTTTTTGTGGGCAGGTGCAGTAGGGTATTCCCGAATGTATCTCGGAGTTCATTATCCTACCGATGTTTTGGCAGGTGCGATCGTAGGTAGTGGATCTGCTTTTTTATGCTACAAATTGAATAAATGGATTAATAAAAAAAGAGCACCACATCAAAAAAAGCTTTGGGAATAA
- a CDS encoding ABC transporter ATPase, whose translation MYVPFENLPGESKIWIYQSNRKFSDAEFSEIETDLQSFLNEWAAHGTSLECSYLLKYNRFIILAVNQEIQAATGCSIDSSVEFIQSLEKKYNVDLLDKMNVTFKLGDHIAHKPLIDFKKMVKDKAVTENTIVFNNLVNNIEEFNESWEVPALDSWHSRFF comes from the coding sequence ATGTACGTTCCTTTTGAAAATTTACCCGGAGAATCTAAAATTTGGATTTATCAATCGAATAGAAAATTTTCGGATGCCGAGTTTTCTGAAATCGAAACAGATTTGCAATCCTTTCTTAACGAATGGGCCGCACACGGAACTAGCCTTGAATGTTCTTATTTGTTAAAATACAATCGTTTTATTATTTTAGCAGTTAACCAAGAAATTCAAGCAGCAACGGGGTGTTCTATTGATTCTTCAGTAGAATTTATCCAAAGCTTAGAAAAAAAATACAATGTAGATTTATTGGATAAAATGAATGTAACCTTCAAACTTGGAGATCACATTGCACACAAACCATTGATTGACTTCAAGAAAATGGTCAAAGATAAAGCCGTTACCGAAAACACAATTGTCTTCAATAATTTGGTAAACAATATCGAAGAATTTAATGAATCTTGGGAGGTACCTGCTTTAGATAGCTGGCATAGTCGTTTTTTTTAA
- a CDS encoding (Fe-S)-binding protein has product MSESLIVPTMAEMLAQGKQPEVLFWVGCAGSFDDRAKKITKAFVQILNRANVSFAVLGTEESCTGDPAKRAGNEFLFQMQAMMNIEVLNAYEAKKIVTACPHCFNTLKNEYPELGGHYEVVHHTEFLKSLLDSGRLTIEGGQFKGKRIAFHDPCYLGRANNVYEAPRDLIQKLDAELVEMKRSKANGLCCGAGGAQMFKDAEPGNKEINVERTEDALETKPHIIAAGCPFCNTMLTDGVKNKEREGDVKVMDIAELIANAQDI; this is encoded by the coding sequence ATGTCAGAAAGTTTAATAGTGCCAACAATGGCAGAGATGCTTGCTCAAGGAAAACAACCGGAAGTTTTATTCTGGGTAGGTTGTGCAGGAAGTTTTGACGATAGAGCTAAGAAAATAACCAAAGCATTTGTTCAAATCTTGAATCGTGCTAATGTATCTTTTGCTGTTCTTGGTACCGAAGAAAGTTGTACTGGAGATCCGGCTAAAAGAGCAGGAAATGAGTTTTTGTTTCAGATGCAAGCCATGATGAATATCGAAGTGCTAAACGCTTACGAAGCAAAGAAAATAGTTACTGCTTGTCCACATTGCTTTAATACTTTAAAAAATGAATATCCAGAATTGGGTGGTCATTATGAAGTTGTTCATCATACAGAATTCCTTAAATCATTATTAGATTCAGGAAGATTAACGATTGAAGGAGGTCAGTTTAAAGGAAAGAGAATTGCTTTTCACGATCCTTGTTATTTAGGTAGAGCCAATAATGTTTATGAAGCACCAAGAGATTTAATTCAAAAATTGGATGCAGAATTGGTTGAAATGAAACGCTCAAAAGCAAATGGTTTGTGTTGTGGAGCTGGCGGAGCACAGATGTTTAAAGATGCTGAACCTGGAAACAAAGAAATCAATGTAGAAAGAACTGAAGATGCTCTAGAAACAAAACCACATATTATTGCTGCAGGTTGTCCTTTTTGTAACACCATGTTGACTGACGGTGTTAAAAATAAAGAAAGAGAAGGTGATGTTAAAGTAATGGATATAGCAGAATTAATAGCAAATGCCCAAGATATATAA